The Claveliimonas bilis genome window below encodes:
- the mnmG gene encoding tRNA uridine-5-carboxymethylaminomethyl(34) synthesis enzyme MnmG: protein MKFSANSVWESKDKYDVAVIGAGHAGCEAALACARLGFKTLVFTVSVDSIALMPCNPNIGGTSKGHLVREVDALGGEMGKVIDRTFIQSKMLNRSKGPAVHSLRAQADKACYSRTMRQVLENQENLEIKQTEVVNILTEDIETPGAEKKKKVIGVQIYSGGIYRCQAVILCTGTYLKSRCIYGDVSMNTGPNGLQAANYLTDCLKELGIKMYRFKTGTPARIDKNTVDFSKMEEQTGDERIVPFSFTTDPESIQKEQVSCWLTYTNEKTHEIIRQNLDRSPLFSGMIEGTGPRYCPSIEDKVVKFADKNRHQVFIEPEGLETNEMYIGGMSSSLPEDVQYAMYRTVPGLENVRIVRNAYAIEYDCIDARQLWPTLEFKKIDGLFSGGQFNGSSGYEEAAAQGLIAGINAARKLQEKEPLVLDRSEAYIGVLIDDLVTKESHEPYRMMTSRAEYRLLLRQDNADQRLTEKGYEVGLITEERYQRLLYKEKLIEEEIERLKKVHVGTEKKVQEILQKYNSTPLNSGISLAELVRRPELSYECLEEIDKDRPEFPNDLKEEVWEQVNINIKYEGYISRQKKQVEQFKKLENKKIPANIDYDSIKSLRIEALQKLKEYRPVSIGQASRISGVSPADISVLLVYMEQYRNRE from the coding sequence ATGAAATTTTCAGCAAATTCTGTATGGGAAAGTAAAGATAAATATGATGTAGCTGTCATAGGGGCAGGTCATGCAGGATGTGAGGCAGCTTTGGCATGTGCGAGACTGGGATTTAAAACTCTTGTTTTTACCGTAAGTGTAGACAGTATTGCACTGATGCCCTGTAATCCAAATATAGGAGGAACTTCCAAAGGACATCTTGTAAGAGAAGTGGATGCTCTTGGAGGAGAAATGGGAAAAGTAATAGACAGGACATTTATCCAGTCAAAAATGCTGAACAGATCAAAAGGACCGGCAGTACATTCCTTGAGAGCACAGGCAGATAAAGCATGTTACAGCAGGACAATGCGTCAGGTTTTGGAAAATCAGGAAAATCTGGAAATAAAACAGACAGAAGTTGTAAATATTCTCACAGAAGATATAGAGACACCAGGCGCTGAAAAAAAGAAAAAAGTTATTGGTGTGCAGATTTATTCAGGAGGAATTTACCGCTGTCAGGCAGTTATTCTATGTACAGGAACTTATCTGAAGTCAAGATGTATTTATGGAGATGTAAGTATGAATACCGGGCCAAACGGACTTCAGGCTGCCAATTATCTTACAGACTGCTTAAAAGAGCTTGGAATCAAGATGTATAGGTTTAAGACAGGAACACCTGCCAGAATAGACAAGAATACAGTAGATTTCAGTAAAATGGAAGAACAGACAGGTGATGAAAGAATCGTTCCTTTTTCTTTTACTACAGATCCGGAAAGTATACAAAAGGAACAGGTTTCCTGCTGGCTGACTTATACCAATGAAAAGACGCATGAAATTATCCGGCAGAATCTGGATCGTTCTCCGCTGTTTTCAGGTATGATAGAGGGAACAGGGCCAAGGTACTGTCCTTCTATTGAAGATAAAGTTGTAAAATTTGCAGATAAGAACCGGCACCAGGTATTTATTGAGCCGGAAGGACTGGAAACAAATGAAATGTATATTGGAGGAATGTCCAGTTCTCTTCCGGAAGATGTGCAGTATGCCATGTACCGTACAGTTCCCGGACTTGAAAATGTAAGAATTGTAAGAAATGCATATGCAATTGAGTATGACTGCATTGATGCAAGACAACTGTGGCCTACACTGGAATTTAAGAAAATTGACGGACTTTTCAGCGGAGGACAGTTTAATGGAAGTTCCGGATATGAAGAGGCGGCGGCACAGGGACTGATAGCAGGAATTAATGCAGCAAGAAAACTTCAAGAGAAAGAACCTCTGGTTCTTGACCGTTCAGAAGCTTATATAGGAGTTTTAATTGATGATCTGGTGACAAAAGAAAGTCACGAACCTTACAGGATGATGACTTCAAGAGCAGAATACAGGCTTTTGTTAAGACAGGATAATGCGGATCAAAGGCTGACTGAAAAGGGATATGAAGTAGGTCTTATCACAGAAGAAAGATATCAAAGACTTCTCTATAAGGAAAAGCTGATCGAAGAAGAGATTGAGAGATTAAAAAAAGTACATGTCGGTACTGAAAAGAAAGTGCAGGAAATCTTGCAAAAATATAATAGCACTCCTCTTAATTCCGGCATTTCTCTTGCAGAATTAGTCAGGCGTCCGGAACTTTCCTATGAATGTCTTGAAGAGATTGATAAAGATCGTCCGGAATTTCCGAATGACCTGAAAGAAGAAGTGTGGGAACAAGTTAACATAAATATTAAATATGAAGGTTATATATCCAGGCAAAAGAAGCAGGTAGAGCAATTTAAAAAACTTGAAAATAAAAAAATACCGGCAAATATTGATTATGATAGTATAAAGAGTTTAAGAATAGAAGCTCTGCAGAAATTAAAGGAGTACCGTCCGGTATCAATCGGGCAGGCCTCCAGAATATCAGGTGTTTCGCCGGCAGATATTTCAGTTCTTCTTGTATATATGGAACAATACAGAAACCGGGAGTAA
- the rsmG gene encoding 16S rRNA (guanine(527)-N(7))-methyltransferase RsmG, with protein sequence MSKIFEKRAADLGIILSDEMKRQFSKYYEMLVEWNKVMNLTGITEYEEVYEKHFLDSICIVKAFSEKNIFLSDTTKKVIDIGTGAGFPGIPLKIVFPDMDITLLDSLNKRINFLNAVIEELGLSGIDTIHGRAEDYAKNQQHREKYDLCVSRAVANLSTLSEYCVPFLKRGGYFISYKSGEVDEELKDAEKALSLLGGKAEKVVKFKIPETDIGRSFVIINKIKSTPGKYPRKAGLPSKEPLH encoded by the coding sequence ATGAGTAAAATATTTGAAAAGAGAGCAGCTGATCTTGGCATTATACTTTCTGATGAAATGAAGAGACAATTTTCAAAATATTATGAAATGCTTGTTGAGTGGAATAAGGTGATGAACCTTACGGGAATTACAGAATACGAAGAAGTTTATGAAAAGCATTTTCTTGACAGTATTTGTATTGTAAAGGCATTTTCAGAAAAGAATATCTTCTTGTCTGATACAACAAAAAAGGTAATTGATATCGGAACAGGAGCAGGGTTTCCGGGGATTCCTTTAAAGATTGTTTTTCCTGATATGGATATTACACTTCTGGATTCCCTGAATAAGAGAATTAATTTCTTAAATGCAGTAATTGAAGAGCTTGGTCTTTCCGGAATCGATACTATTCACGGGAGAGCAGAGGATTATGCGAAAAATCAACAACACAGAGAGAAATATGATCTATGCGTCTCCAGAGCTGTTGCCAATCTATCCACTTTATCAGAATACTGTGTCCCATTCTTAAAAAGGGGAGGATATTTTATATCCTATAAATCAGGAGAAGTAGATGAAGAATTAAAGGATGCAGAAAAAGCACTGTCGCTTCTTGGTGGAAAAGCAGAAAAAGTAGTGAAATTTAAGATTCCGGAAACAGATATTGGACGATCTTTTGTTATAATAAATAAGATAAAAAGTACGCCGGGAAAATATCCCAGAAAAGCAGGTCTTCCGTCAAAAGAACCGCTGCATTAA
- a CDS encoding alpha/beta fold hydrolase, producing MSWKKNLTITTILAGTTAIGIHLINKAIYVSATLDNLLSHTPENYYEWKFGKIFYRKAGNGKPILLIHDLSSYSSSYEWSYMIDELSKTRTVYALDLLGCGRSDKPALTYTNFLYVQMITDFIKNVIKSKTDVIVTGESSSFILGSCQNDHDIIDRIIMINPSDIQTSAHIPNSKTKILTKLIQLPLIGTLLYNILTQRKTIENLFCTEYFYDKNNISERDTKVYYEAAHIGNAESKNLFASISGRYLTSNIKLYLENLNNSIFIITGSKEKYLETASKYKDILPSIEITSIDKTSYLPQLEDPSGILEQINIYLDDPTEE from the coding sequence ATGAGCTGGAAAAAGAATCTTACAATCACAACTATTCTTGCCGGAACAACTGCAATTGGTATACATCTGATAAATAAAGCAATTTACGTTTCTGCCACCCTGGACAATCTGTTAAGTCATACACCCGAAAACTACTACGAATGGAAATTCGGTAAGATTTTTTATCGAAAAGCCGGAAATGGAAAACCTATTTTACTAATACATGATCTCTCCTCATACAGTTCTTCTTATGAATGGAGCTATATGATAGATGAATTATCAAAAACCAGAACTGTATATGCTTTGGATCTGCTTGGATGTGGAAGATCAGATAAGCCTGCTCTTACCTATACAAATTTTCTCTATGTACAAATGATCACTGATTTTATTAAAAATGTTATAAAAAGTAAAACAGATGTTATTGTTACAGGAGAATCTTCTTCTTTTATTTTAGGATCTTGTCAGAATGACCATGATATTATAGATCGGATTATTATGATAAATCCATCTGATATACAGACATCTGCGCATATACCTAATAGCAAAACTAAAATTTTGACCAAATTAATTCAGCTTCCTCTTATCGGAACACTTTTATATAACATCCTTACTCAAAGAAAAACCATAGAAAATCTGTTTTGTACCGAATATTTCTATGATAAAAACAACATATCTGAAAGAGATACTAAGGTTTATTACGAAGCTGCTCATATCGGAAATGCTGAATCCAAAAATCTGTTTGCAAGTATTTCCGGAAGATATCTGACTTCCAATATTAAATTATATCTTGAAAATTTGAACAACAGCATATTTATCATTACCGGAAGTAAGGAAAAGTATCTTGAAACTGCTTCAAAATATAAAGATATACTTCCTTCCATTGAAATCACTTCTATAGATAAGACATCATATCTTCCGCAGCTTGAAGATCCTTCAGGTATTTTGGAACAAATCAATATTTATCTTGATGATCCGACAGAAGAGTAA
- a CDS encoding ParA family protein gives MGRIIAIANQKGGVGKTTTAINLSACLAEKGKKVLSIDMDPQGNMTSGLGVSKDEVEKTVYDLIIGEAEIEDIICREVSENLDILPTNIDLSAAEIELIGIDDKEYIIKKEVEKIRDNYDFIIIDCPPSLSMLTINAMTTADSVLVPIQCEYYALEGLSQLIHTIELVQERLNPVLSIEGVVFTMYDARTNLSLQVVENVKDNLNQNIYKTIIPRNIRLAEAPSYGMPINQYDSKSAGAESYRLLADEVINK, from the coding sequence ATGGGAAGAATTATAGCGATTGCTAACCAAAAAGGTGGAGTTGGAAAAACGACTACGGCAATTAATCTTTCGGCATGTCTGGCGGAAAAAGGAAAAAAAGTACTTTCCATTGATATGGATCCACAGGGAAACATGACGAGTGGATTAGGAGTCAGTAAAGATGAAGTTGAAAAGACAGTTTATGATCTGATTATTGGCGAAGCAGAAATAGAAGATATTATCTGCCGGGAAGTATCTGAAAATCTGGATATTCTTCCAACAAATATAGATCTGTCTGCAGCGGAAATAGAATTAATAGGAATTGATGATAAAGAGTATATTATAAAGAAAGAAGTGGAAAAAATCAGAGATAATTATGATTTTATTATTATTGATTGTCCTCCATCATTAAGTATGCTGACCATTAATGCTATGACAACGGCAGATTCTGTTTTGGTTCCAATTCAGTGTGAATATTACGCTTTGGAAGGTTTAAGCCAGTTAATACATACCATTGAACTGGTTCAGGAAAGATTAAATCCAGTTTTATCTATAGAAGGAGTTGTTTTTACAATGTATGATGCAAGAACAAATCTTTCGCTGCAAGTAGTAGAAAATGTCAAAGATAATCTGAATCAGAATATTTACAAAACCATTATTCCCAGAAATATACGTCTGGCAGAAGCTCCAAGTTACGGAATGCCTATCAATCAATATGATTCAAAATCAGCGGGAGCAGAAAGCTATAGATTATTGGCAGATGAAGTGATCAATAAATAG
- a CDS encoding ParB/RepB/Spo0J family partition protein, whose translation MAVKKKGLGKGLDSLIPDNRSSKASEKPEKKEPSHVEEMKTGEQMMKINMVEPNREQPRRNFEEDALLELADSIKQFGVLQPLIVRKRNDYYEIIAGERRWRAAKIAGIKEVPVIIKDYNEQEVVEIALIENIQRENLNPIEEAMAFKKLLEEYHLKQDEVAERVSKSRTAVTNSMRLLKLNEKVQQMIIDDMISTGHARALLAIDDLEQQYILANKIFDEKLSVRETEKLIKELKNPKKAKEKKKVENSFIYTDLEDKMKEVFGTKVHVAVKGKGKGKIEIEYYSDDELERMFDMIMSIRKEE comes from the coding sequence ATGGCGGTAAAAAAGAAAGGTTTAGGAAAAGGACTTGACAGTCTCATTCCAGATAACAGGTCATCAAAAGCATCAGAAAAACCGGAAAAAAAGGAGCCTTCACATGTTGAAGAAATGAAAACCGGTGAACAGATGATGAAAATAAATATGGTAGAGCCAAACAGAGAGCAGCCGCGAAGAAATTTTGAAGAGGATGCCCTTCTGGAACTTGCTGATTCTATCAAACAATTTGGGGTTCTTCAGCCTCTTATTGTGAGAAAAAGAAATGATTATTATGAAATTATTGCCGGTGAGAGAAGATGGAGAGCTGCTAAAATAGCAGGGATTAAAGAAGTTCCTGTTATCATTAAGGACTATAATGAACAGGAAGTCGTAGAAATTGCTCTCATTGAAAATATTCAAAGAGAAAATTTAAATCCGATTGAAGAAGCAATGGCTTTTAAAAAGCTTCTGGAAGAATATCACCTGAAACAGGATGAGGTAGCTGAAAGAGTTTCAAAAAGCAGGACAGCAGTTACCAATTCTATGAGACTTCTGAAACTTAATGAAAAAGTTCAGCAGATGATTATTGATGATATGATCAGTACAGGACATGCAAGAGCACTTCTCGCTATTGATGATCTGGAACAACAGTATATTCTCGCAAATAAAATCTTTGATGAAAAACTGAGTGTAAGAGAGACTGAAAAGTTGATCAAGGAATTGAAAAATCCTAAAAAGGCAAAAGAGAAGAAAAAAGTAGAAAATTCTTTTATTTATACAGATTTAGAAGATAAAATGAAAGAAGTGTTCGGTACAAAAGTACATGTTGCAGTGAAAGGAAAGGGAAAGGGAAAAATAGAAATAGAATATTATTCGGATGATGAATTAGAACGTATGTTCGATATGATTATGTCCATAAGAAAGGAAGAATAG
- the serS gene encoding serine--tRNA ligase, with the protein MLDIKFVRNNPEVVKENIKKKFQDEKLPLVDEVLELDKKNRDIKQEVEVLRAERNKISKEIGACMAQGKKDEAEELKKKVQANADRVESLSNEEKDVEAKIKKIMMTIPNIIDPSVPIGKDDSENVEIEKFGEPVVPDFEIPYHTEIMESFNGIDLESAGRVAGNGFYYLMGDIARLHSAVLAYARDFMINRGFTYCIPPFMIRSNVVTGVMSFAEMDSMMYKIEGEDLYLIGTSEHSMIGKFIDTMLDESTLPQTLTSYSPCFRKEKGAHGIEERGVYRIHQFEKQEMIVVCKPEESMVWYDKLWQNTVDLFRSLDIPVRTLECCSGDLADLKVKSCDVEAWSPRQKKYFEVGSCSNLGDAQARRLGIRVKGAEGKYFAHTLNNTVVAPPRMLIAFLENNLQADGSVKIPEVLRPYMGGMEKIEKKK; encoded by the coding sequence ATGTTAGATATCAAATTTGTGAGAAATAATCCGGAAGTAGTAAAGGAAAACATTAAAAAGAAATTTCAGGATGAAAAGCTTCCCCTTGTAGATGAAGTATTAGAGCTTGATAAGAAAAACAGAGACATCAAGCAGGAGGTTGAGGTACTTCGTGCAGAGAGAAATAAGATTTCCAAAGAAATCGGCGCATGTATGGCACAGGGTAAAAAGGATGAAGCAGAAGAATTAAAGAAAAAAGTTCAGGCAAATGCTGACAGAGTGGAAAGCCTTTCTAATGAAGAAAAGGATGTAGAAGCAAAGATCAAAAAGATTATGATGACAATTCCGAATATCATTGATCCTTCTGTACCGATCGGAAAAGATGACAGCGAAAACGTTGAGATTGAAAAATTCGGAGAACCTGTTGTACCGGATTTTGAGATTCCATATCACACAGAAATAATGGAAAGCTTTAATGGAATTGACCTGGAGAGTGCAGGAAGAGTTGCAGGAAACGGATTCTATTATCTGATGGGAGACATTGCAAGACTGCATTCTGCTGTACTGGCTTATGCAAGAGATTTCATGATCAACAGAGGATTTACTTACTGCATTCCTCCGTTTATGATCAGAAGCAATGTAGTAACCGGAGTTATGAGCTTTGCAGAGATGGATTCCATGATGTATAAGATCGAGGGAGAAGATCTGTATCTGATCGGAACAAGCGAGCACTCCATGATCGGAAAATTTATCGACACAATGCTGGATGAAAGCACACTTCCGCAGACACTGACATCTTATTCACCATGTTTCAGAAAAGAAAAAGGAGCTCACGGAATCGAGGAAAGAGGAGTTTACCGTATTCACCAGTTTGAAAAACAGGAAATGATCGTTGTATGTAAACCGGAAGAAAGTATGGTATGGTATGATAAATTGTGGCAGAATACAGTAGACCTGTTCCGTTCTCTTGACATTCCGGTACGTACACTGGAATGCTGTTCAGGAGATCTGGCAGACCTGAAAGTAAAATCCTGTGATGTGGAGGCATGGTCCCCGAGACAGAAGAAATATTTTGAAGTAGGAAGCTGCTCTAATCTTGGAGATGCACAGGCAAGAAGACTTGGCATCCGTGTAAAAGGAGCAGAAGGCAAATATTTTGCCCATACTCTGAATAATACTGTAGTAGCACCTCCGAGAATGTTAATTGCATTCCTGGAAAATAATCTGCAGGCAGACGGATCTGTGAAGATTCCGGAGGTACTGCGTCCATATATGGGTGGAATGGAAAAAATAGAAAAGAAAAAATAA
- a CDS encoding DUF3881 family protein, whose translation MHKYLKAIGYGNISTRKKLNTFLKEMEEHYSSHELISVETESDFCEYQKECGAGIGVALCGDMDMEENFFRQYYYPYFIGSGISSYADISVEKRMDREAYVGICEDVKVGISLIFHLQNVLEYMKENQLSGGSMKFGSVTLSGLCNSGTVLFPVLKTKELEKRSREESRNRMMLLSAARNGDQTAMESLTLDDIDIYSKVSKRLVTEDVFSIVDTYFMPYGVECDRYSILGEILELHTIENEETREELYVMKLDVNELQFDVCVPVKEVLGEPAVGRRFKANMWLQGRINF comes from the coding sequence ATGCATAAATATTTAAAAGCAATAGGATATGGAAATATTTCAACAAGAAAAAAGCTGAATACCTTTTTAAAAGAAATGGAAGAGCATTATTCCAGTCATGAGCTGATATCAGTAGAGACAGAATCCGATTTCTGCGAATACCAGAAAGAGTGCGGAGCAGGAATCGGAGTGGCGCTCTGCGGAGATATGGATATGGAGGAAAATTTTTTCAGACAGTATTATTATCCATATTTTATCGGAAGCGGGATTTCTTCTTATGCTGATATCAGTGTGGAAAAAAGAATGGACAGGGAAGCATATGTAGGCATATGTGAAGATGTAAAAGTAGGGATCAGCCTTATTTTTCATCTTCAGAATGTGTTGGAATATATGAAAGAGAATCAGCTTTCAGGCGGAAGCATGAAATTCGGATCTGTCACTTTGTCCGGTCTTTGTAATTCCGGTACAGTTCTTTTTCCTGTTCTGAAAACAAAAGAGCTGGAGAAACGGAGCAGGGAAGAATCAAGAAACAGAATGATGCTTTTAAGCGCTGCAAGAAATGGGGATCAGACAGCAATGGAAAGCCTGACTCTGGATGATATTGATATTTATTCCAAAGTTTCAAAACGTCTTGTAACAGAAGATGTATTCAGTATTGTGGATACATATTTTATGCCCTATGGAGTGGAATGCGACAGATATTCTATTCTGGGAGAAATATTGGAACTGCATACAATTGAAAATGAAGAAACAAGAGAAGAACTGTATGTGATGAAACTTGATGTCAATGAACTGCAGTTTGATGTGTGCGTGCCTGTAAAGGAAGTGCTGGGAGAACCTGCAGTTGGAAGAAGATTTAAAGCAAATATGTGGCTTCAGGGAAGAATTAACTTTTAG
- a CDS encoding sigma-54-dependent Fis family transcriptional regulator, whose translation MRKIRILVIAPYEGLADAVSAIAQERQDVDITVEVGDLDAGKRIAMSLAHNNYDVILSRGGTAKLIRSAVDLPVAEISISGYDILRTIKLAQNYSGKFAIAGFSSITENAHMICDLLQYDIDIFTFASEEDAYRSLQAAKKNGCTLVLCDITGINAAKRLNLNSILITSGTESIHSAIDNAIELIHSAEHVYRQKDLFQALLTSDDREFLIYDPAGFLWFSSFPQEDQNNSLMNLVQTYLKAFLKVPNQSIERQIRDKIYTLSNRHLYYAGQKYTGITIKQKEAIFSEENLGFNIYNKLDQTPNDFMDSYSSSNNMGTISFTIDEYSKSRLPVLILGESGTGKDKAASLLYENGPFCHAPFYTIDCELINERKWNTLLSSENSPLNTLHTTIYIKNPGALSEEQANKLFAYLDNAGLANRNRLIFSLVLNTRQYPNTKTCRTYLENHFSCLTLKLPPLRERKEEIPSIVALYLHRLNVHLGRQIIGVESEAMELMTNFSWPQNLNQLRHILRELAVITQTPYISYQNVKYMLDQELNLSATQVPINLDLSQTMEEINYQIIQMVLKEENGSKEKTSRRLGISRSTLWRILKNRQTGN comes from the coding sequence ATGCGTAAAATCAGAATTTTAGTTATCGCTCCCTACGAGGGGCTGGCAGACGCGGTCTCTGCCATTGCTCAAGAACGACAGGACGTGGATATAACTGTAGAAGTGGGCGACCTGGACGCCGGAAAAAGAATCGCAATGAGCCTTGCCCACAATAATTATGACGTCATCCTCTCTCGGGGAGGTACAGCAAAGCTAATCCGTTCCGCAGTCGATCTTCCTGTTGCGGAGATTTCTATCTCCGGTTATGATATTCTCCGCACTATCAAACTGGCGCAGAATTATTCCGGGAAGTTCGCCATCGCCGGTTTCTCTTCCATCACCGAAAATGCACACATGATCTGCGACTTGCTGCAGTACGACATTGACATTTTTACGTTCGCCAGTGAAGAGGATGCTTACCGCTCCCTTCAGGCCGCCAAAAAAAACGGGTGTACCCTGGTACTGTGTGACATCACAGGAATCAACGCAGCCAAACGGCTGAATTTAAATTCCATCCTCATCACCTCTGGAACAGAAAGCATTCATTCAGCAATCGACAACGCCATTGAACTGATCCATTCCGCCGAACACGTATACAGGCAGAAAGATCTTTTTCAGGCGCTTCTTACCAGCGATGACCGGGAATTTCTGATCTATGATCCGGCCGGTTTTCTCTGGTTCTCCAGTTTTCCTCAGGAAGACCAGAATAATTCCCTGATGAATCTGGTGCAGACCTATCTAAAAGCCTTTTTGAAAGTACCTAATCAGAGCATAGAACGTCAAATCCGGGATAAAATATATACTCTGTCCAACCGCCATTTATACTATGCTGGCCAAAAATATACAGGCATCACCATCAAACAGAAGGAAGCCATTTTTTCAGAGGAAAATCTGGGGTTCAACATTTATAATAAATTAGATCAGACTCCCAATGATTTCATGGATTCCTACAGCAGTTCCAACAATATGGGAACAATTTCATTCACCATCGATGAGTATAGCAAGAGCCGGCTCCCGGTTCTGATCCTAGGAGAATCCGGAACAGGAAAAGACAAAGCCGCCTCGCTTCTTTACGAAAACGGTCCATTTTGCCATGCACCTTTTTATACCATCGACTGTGAGCTGATAAACGAACGTAAATGGAATACCCTCCTTTCCAGTGAAAATTCCCCGTTGAACACTCTGCACACCACAATTTACATTAAGAATCCAGGGGCATTGAGCGAGGAACAGGCCAATAAACTTTTTGCCTATCTGGATAATGCCGGTCTGGCCAACCGGAACCGTCTGATATTCTCCCTTGTTTTGAATACCAGACAGTACCCAAACACAAAAACCTGCAGAACTTACCTGGAAAATCATTTCTCCTGTCTCACACTAAAGCTTCCACCTTTGCGGGAACGAAAAGAAGAAATTCCCAGCATTGTCGCTCTATACCTGCACCGGCTCAACGTCCATCTGGGCAGGCAGATCATCGGGGTAGAGTCGGAAGCCATGGAGCTAATGACAAATTTTTCCTGGCCGCAAAATCTGAATCAACTTCGCCATATTCTCCGGGAACTGGCAGTTATCACCCAGACGCCATATATATCTTATCAGAATGTGAAGTATATGCTTGATCAGGAACTTAATCTTTCCGCAACTCAGGTTCCCATTAATCTGGATCTCTCCCAGACTATGGAAGAAATCAATTATCAGATTATTCAGATGGTTCTCAAAGAGGAAAACGGCAGCAAAGAGAAAACTTCTCGCCGGCTCGGAATCAGCCGCAGCACACTATGGAGAATCTTAAAAAACAGACAGACAGGGAACTGA
- a CDS encoding iron-containing alcohol dehydrogenase, whose protein sequence is MGYQIKIPACIYGGEGCIENINNIIEKENAKKLIVYTDKGIRKAGLLDIFTRVVDEIEAEYKVIDDLTAEPAYQDAERVIREAEDYSADLIIGIGGGSVMDAAKLCSVLKGADYTIRDLLKDPTRARKQVKTVMIPTTCGTGSEATCNAIVAIPEEESKQGIVNDSMIPDYVILDSQMIRKLPKSIVAATGVDALAHVVECYTSKKATPFSDTYAAAGARLIFHNIREAYSNPDNMEAKNSMLLGAFYGGVAITGSGTTAVHALSYPLGGKYHIAHGVSNAILFAHVMEYNKEACKDRLAQLCDAVFPEQNSKNVDEKADYIIGQIADIVKVTDIPTDLNQFGVKMEDLDFLVDAGSKQTRLLVNNMRELSLEDIRTIYKRVLK, encoded by the coding sequence ATGGGATATCAAATTAAGATTCCAGCTTGCATTTACGGTGGAGAAGGATGTATTGAGAATATTAACAACATTATCGAAAAAGAAAATGCAAAGAAATTGATCGTTTATACAGACAAAGGAATTAGAAAAGCTGGTCTTCTTGATATTTTTACCAGAGTAGTGGATGAGATTGAGGCCGAGTATAAAGTGATTGATGATCTGACAGCAGAGCCTGCTTATCAGGATGCAGAGCGTGTTATCAGGGAGGCAGAAGATTACAGCGCAGACCTGATCATTGGTATTGGCGGCGGAAGCGTTATGGATGCGGCAAAATTGTGCTCCGTATTAAAAGGTGCAGATTATACCATCCGTGATCTTTTGAAAGATCCGACTCGGGCGAGAAAACAGGTGAAAACAGTGATGATCCCGACCACCTGTGGTACCGGATCCGAGGCAACATGTAACGCCATCGTTGCAATTCCGGAAGAAGAGTCCAAGCAGGGAATTGTTAATGACAGCATGATTCCGGACTATGTGATCCTGGATTCTCAAATGATCCGTAAACTTCCCAAATCCATTGTTGCAGCTACCGGCGTAGACGCTTTGGCTCATGTAGTGGAATGCTATACATCTAAAAAAGCAACTCCATTTTCCGATACATACGCAGCGGCAGGCGCAAGATTAATCTTCCATAATATCCGCGAAGCATACAGTAATCCGGATAATATGGAGGCAAAGAACAGCATGCTTCTTGGCGCTTTTTACGGCGGCGTTGCCATTACAGGAAGCGGAACCACAGCCGTTCATGCACTCTCCTATCCGCTTGGAGGAAAATATCATATTGCGCACGGTGTATCCAATGCGATTTTGTTTGCGCATGTTATGGAATACAACAAAGAGGCATGCAAAGACAGACTGGCACAGCTGTGCGATGCAGTATTTCCGGAGCAGAACTCCAAAAATGTTGATGAGAAAGCAGACTATATAATCGGACAGATAGCTGATATCGTGAAAGTGACTGACATTCCTACGGATCTGAATCAGTTTGGTGTAAAGATGGAAGACCTTGATTTTCTGGTAGACGCAGGAAGCAAACAGACCAGGCTTCTGGTGAATAATATGAGAGAGTTAAGCCTGGAAGATATCCGTACGATTTATAAGAGAGTCCTGAAATAA